Proteins from one Deltaproteobacteria bacterium genomic window:
- a CDS encoding nucleotidyl transferase AbiEii/AbiGii toxin family protein produces MKNRILTEKQEAFIDNLPDEILAEFYLTGGTALSAFYVEHRLSKDLDFFTDTEKQMPRIEFLIALLRRLASVNDIRYERLFDRRIFEVVFKDSDTLKVEFSTYPFKSIEERRKDGRLVVDSLLNIVTGKLFALSDRYDPKDFVDLYFVLRNYDWRLGDLIRKTKERFEIRGLEYIIPERLLLVKKVGLDDLPIMLKEIDAEEMKRYFLGQVSELAKELSEGKGNEQR; encoded by the coding sequence GTGAAAAACAGGATACTGACTGAAAAGCAGGAGGCGTTCATAGACAACCTGCCTGATGAAATTCTCGCCGAGTTTTACCTGACAGGCGGTACCGCTCTCTCTGCATTCTACGTCGAGCACAGGCTTTCTAAAGACCTCGATTTCTTCACAGACACTGAAAAACAAATGCCTCGCATAGAATTTCTGATAGCACTATTAAGGAGGCTTGCCTCCGTAAACGATATCCGTTATGAGCGTCTTTTTGATCGCAGGATATTTGAGGTTGTCTTCAAAGATAGTGACACTCTTAAAGTGGAATTTTCCACCTATCCGTTCAAAAGCATCGAGGAACGAAGAAAAGACGGAAGGCTTGTGGTGGATAGCCTATTGAATATCGTCACAGGAAAGCTCTTTGCCCTGAGCGATCGATATGATCCAAAGGATTTCGTAGACCTCTACTTTGTTCTGCGCAACTATGACTGGAGGTTGGGCGATTTGATAAGAAAAACCAAAGAGAGATTTGAAATCAGGGGGCTTGAGTACATTATTCCTGAGAGGCTACTTCTCGTGAAAAAGGTTGGGCTGGACGACCTTCCTATAATGCTTAAGGAGATAGATGCAGAAGAGATGAAGCGCTATTTCCTGGGGCAGGTCTCCGAGTTGGCAAAGGAACTATCGGAGGGAAAAGGTAATGAACAGAGATGA
- a CDS encoding nucleotidyltransferase domain-containing protein, with product MNRDEIVLSLRRFKEVNKDRYEIIRIGIFGSAARDNMDEQSDIDVVVELGKPDLFYLIGIKQDLEEKFHRTVDIVRYRERMNAFLKGRIDKEAVYV from the coding sequence ATGAACAGAGATGAAATAGTCCTTTCTTTGCGCCGGTTTAAGGAGGTGAATAAGGACAGATACGAAATAATAAGAATAGGTATCTTTGGTTCGGCAGCCAGAGACAACATGGATGAGCAAAGCGATATCGATGTTGTTGTGGAGCTTGGAAAACCGGATTTGTTCTATCTTATAGGAATTAAGCAGGATCTGGAGGAGAAGTTTCACAGAACTGTAGATATTGTAAGATATCGGGAAAGAATGAATGCTTTTCTCAAAGGCAGAATAGACAAAGAGGCCGTTTATGTATGA
- a CDS encoding DUF86 domain-containing protein, whose amino-acid sequence MYDKELVLEILSQIYRASQTILERFEPVKSVHDFTDSPAGMEKLDSICMLLIAIGEALKNLDKATNKTLLLRYPQVDWKKAKGMKDIISHHYFEADAEVIYDVCKNNIVELAQTIKQIIQDIS is encoded by the coding sequence ATGTATGACAAAGAGCTTGTTTTAGAAATATTGTCTCAGATTTATCGGGCAAGCCAGACTATCTTGGAGCGTTTTGAACCGGTCAAATCTGTACATGATTTTACGGACTCACCAGCAGGCATGGAGAAACTTGACAGTATTTGTATGCTGCTGATCGCAATCGGCGAGGCATTAAAAAATCTGGACAAGGCGACAAATAAGACGCTTTTATTACGATATCCTCAAGTTGATTGGAAAAAAGCCAAAGGGATGAAGGATATCATCAGCCATCATTACTTTGAGGCGGACGCAGAGGTAATATACGACGTCTGCAAAAACAACATTGTTGAACTGGCACAAACCATAAAGCAAATAATTCAAGACATATCATAA
- a CDS encoding AbrB/MazE/SpoVT family DNA-binding domain-containing protein has translation MHARTIQVRKRGTITLPVTIREKYHLEEGDPITLVDLGEGVFLSPKRSLLPKLAQEIDRLREEHGVSTEELIAGVAEQRARYGTDVE, from the coding sequence ATGCATGCCAGGACAATCCAAGTTCGAAAACGCGGCACCATCACGCTCCCGGTAACAATACGAGAGAAATATCATCTGGAGGAAGGTGACCCAATTACGCTGGTAGACCTGGGAGAAGGTGTTTTTCTCAGTCCGAAGCGTTCCTTGCTACCAAAGCTCGCACAAGAAATTGATCGTTTGAGGGAAGAACACGGCGTTTCAACAGAAGAACTGATTGCAGGTGTGGCAGAGCAGCGGGCAAGATATGGCACGGACGTGGAATAG